In one Sporomusa sphaeroides DSM 2875 genomic region, the following are encoded:
- a CDS encoding ABC transporter ATP-binding protein, with the protein MIQFQNVQVTYRHRRRPSLRNFNLAIRPGEFVLLTGKSGCGKTTVTRLINGLIPHFFDADLQGEIAVGALNTKTASLRDLARKAGSVFQDPRSQFFTLHVRSEIAFPSENYGIAPDIMQARISRTAQELELAELLAKSIFALSSGEKQKVAVASVYALDPDMYVLDEPSANLDGDGSAQLRAVLKALKSKGCTVIIAEHRLGYLQGLADRVIFLEDGQFQAEFSGQDFFARPDGWFREQGLQPPTSGSPPPAAGRRMAATVPFLQAANISFAYQQDQPVLHAVSLTAGHGEVTGIMGQNGVGKSTLLRILMGLEKAGSGAICLAGRAAGRRERRQRSFYVMQDVDYQLFAPSVWEELLLGGPVSPDREVQAEYCLRFFELDDYRECHPAALSGGQKQRLAVALAWMSRAELVFFDEPTSGLDGDNMDKVSRLIRALARQGRCIFVITHDAAFAAATCDIILLMGADGTLTGRPEQAGI; encoded by the coding sequence GTGATTCAGTTTCAGAATGTCCAGGTAACTTACCGGCACAGGCGCCGGCCCAGTTTACGCAATTTCAACCTGGCGATTAGGCCGGGTGAGTTTGTGCTGTTGACCGGAAAAAGCGGTTGCGGCAAAACGACCGTGACCCGGTTGATCAACGGTCTGATCCCACATTTTTTTGATGCCGACCTGCAGGGCGAGATTGCAGTTGGTGCGCTGAACACCAAAACAGCCTCCCTGCGCGATCTTGCCCGCAAGGCAGGGTCTGTTTTTCAGGACCCGCGCTCCCAGTTTTTCACTCTGCATGTGCGGAGCGAAATTGCCTTTCCCAGTGAAAATTACGGGATTGCGCCGGACATTATGCAGGCGCGGATCAGCAGAACAGCTCAGGAACTTGAACTGGCCGAACTGCTCGCCAAATCCATTTTTGCGCTTTCCAGCGGGGAAAAACAAAAAGTTGCCGTGGCGTCGGTCTATGCTCTGGATCCGGACATGTATGTTCTGGATGAGCCGTCCGCCAATTTGGACGGCGACGGCAGTGCCCAACTGCGGGCTGTGCTTAAGGCGCTTAAGAGCAAAGGCTGCACGGTTATTATTGCCGAACACCGGCTCGGCTACCTGCAGGGGCTGGCGGATCGGGTCATTTTCCTGGAGGATGGACAATTCCAGGCAGAATTCAGCGGTCAGGATTTTTTTGCCAGGCCGGATGGCTGGTTCCGGGAGCAGGGCCTGCAGCCTCCGACCAGTGGGTCACCGCCTCCGGCGGCCGGACGGCGTATGGCCGCCACGGTTCCCTTCTTGCAGGCCGCGAACATATCGTTTGCTTACCAACAGGACCAGCCGGTGCTGCATGCAGTTTCCCTTACCGCCGGACACGGGGAGGTTACTGGTATTATGGGGCAAAACGGTGTGGGCAAGAGCACGCTATTGCGAATCCTAATGGGACTGGAAAAAGCCGGCAGCGGCGCAATCTGCCTTGCGGGCCGGGCGGCCGGCCGCCGGGAACGCCGGCAAAGGTCGTTCTATGTTATGCAGGATGTGGATTATCAGCTGTTTGCGCCCAGCGTATGGGAAGAACTGCTGCTGGGCGGGCCGGTGTCGCCGGACAGGGAGGTGCAGGCAGAGTATTGTCTGCGGTTTTTCGAACTGGACGACTACCGGGAGTGCCATCCGGCCGCTTTGTCCGGCGGGCAGAAGCAGCGCCTGGCTGTGGCCCTGGCCTGGATGAGTCGGGCGGAGCTGGTGTTTTTCGATGAACCGACCAGCGGCCTGGATGGGGACAATATGGACAAAGTCAGCCGGTTGATCAGAGCGCTGGCCCGGCAGGGGCGCTGCATTTTTGTTATTACCCATGATGCCGCCTTTGCCGCCGCTACCTGTGACATCATCCTGCTTATGGGCGCAGACGGCACACTGACCGGCAGGCCTGAGCAGGCCGGCATATAA
- a CDS encoding MptD family putative ECF transporter S component, with protein sequence MTIGVFNALMIAVFFLLGFTIGLIPPVLVFMPAILAVPGGIIFMLMLAKAPLRGSFVISGALLGLFFLNMAPAGIFGLSILGGGILGELVFNWLGREKFAAAVGGFICYMLGFAVGEGFPLVFMKEAYLAQEATKGAEQLAILEQCLALMNPAMFAVVCLTTVLTAYAGCVWGRRLLRTHFTKAGIA encoded by the coding sequence ATTACCATCGGGGTTTTCAATGCCCTGATGATTGCAGTTTTTTTTCTCTTAGGCTTTACCATCGGCCTGATTCCGCCGGTTTTAGTCTTTATGCCGGCAATTTTGGCGGTGCCGGGCGGCATTATCTTTATGCTGATGCTGGCCAAAGCGCCGCTGCGCGGCAGTTTCGTCATTAGCGGCGCTCTGCTGGGACTATTTTTTTTGAATATGGCTCCGGCCGGCATATTCGGCCTGAGCATTCTGGGGGGCGGCATCCTGGGTGAGTTGGTATTTAACTGGCTGGGCCGGGAAAAATTTGCCGCGGCGGTCGGCGGCTTTATTTGCTACATGCTGGGCTTTGCCGTGGGCGAAGGGTTTCCGCTGGTCTTTATGAAGGAAGCCTATCTTGCCCAGGAGGCAACCAAAGGCGCGGAACAACTGGCTATATTAGAGCAGTGCCTGGCGCTGATGAATCCGGCCATGTTTGCCGTGGTCTGCCTGACTACCGTACTGACAGCCTATGCGGGCTGCGTATGGGGCAGGCGGCTTTTACGCACGCATTTTACCAAAGCCGGTATTGCCTGA
- a CDS encoding TonB-dependent receptor plug domain-containing protein: MRLLKKKQKQRLVGILLSGTLLAAAPAAYAEEQEFSLDEYVVTASRMPVKKTETAASVTVVTREEIERSGAVNVPDILKNTTVTIQNDRTASVPTLNGDVRVLVLVDGREVNWKGGGMHMGQSGANLDYLPNVDSIERIEIVRGPASALYGSDAVGGVINIITRQASGPSVRYTAEAGSWGLRRYKLATEDKIGDWSFRLNLERERQDDYYYHSGYSGDKDARAVNTDLNQDKLNFRLDKDFGRERSLTLTVDHTDGRKGFNVMPDYHAFLDSGGGTNYFANIVQTYVENNVSLTYSWNQGEQANNFIRLYRNYLTYDYNNHMDMTYPDYYFNGLSYTNQADGAEWQQTWKISDRHTLLGGAAWRQVTADSLEYAIPFMNVPGYTYSDKKISNRAFFLENNWRLPKDWSLSAGARYDDYTLFGSKTTTRVTANRKLNEFTNVYASWGQIFKTPFIADVYGGGFMVPSPNLKPETGDVITLGLNTRLASGTELQASLFSSRLDDALDYIMVGTNKYQWRNVNELKRKGLDLSLKHRLSPQWQVTAGYSYTDVKEEGATRRDEFSNNEPHGYRLGLQYGQDKWNADFSLRGATGRSRQAFSASDYWVTDLGVNYRPDSLTRVYVKAYNLTNEAYELHGSYGDASGFTGLYPMAGRQIVFGIEQRL, translated from the coding sequence GTGAGGTTATTGAAGAAGAAGCAAAAGCAGCGGCTTGTCGGCATTCTGCTAAGCGGCACCTTATTGGCGGCCGCGCCGGCGGCGTATGCCGAGGAACAGGAGTTCAGCCTGGACGAATATGTGGTGACGGCCAGCCGGATGCCGGTGAAAAAGACGGAAACGGCGGCCAGTGTAACGGTGGTCACCCGGGAGGAGATTGAAAGGAGCGGCGCGGTCAATGTTCCCGATATTCTAAAAAATACCACCGTGACCATCCAGAATGACCGGACGGCCAGCGTGCCGACTCTTAACGGCGATGTGCGCGTGCTGGTCCTGGTCGACGGCCGGGAAGTCAACTGGAAAGGCGGCGGCATGCATATGGGCCAGTCGGGTGCCAATCTCGATTATCTGCCCAATGTGGACAGCATCGAACGGATTGAAATCGTGCGGGGGCCGGCTTCCGCCCTGTACGGCAGCGATGCGGTCGGCGGCGTTATCAATATTATTACACGGCAAGCTTCAGGTCCGTCTGTCCGCTATACGGCGGAAGCCGGCAGCTGGGGGCTGCGCCGCTATAAGCTGGCGACTGAGGACAAAATAGGCGACTGGAGCTTCCGGCTCAATCTGGAGCGGGAACGCCAGGATGACTATTACTATCACAGCGGCTACAGCGGCGACAAGGACGCCAGGGCCGTCAACACGGACCTGAACCAGGATAAGCTGAACTTCCGCCTGGATAAAGACTTTGGCCGAGAGCGGTCGCTTACCCTGACCGTTGACCATACCGACGGCAGGAAAGGTTTTAACGTCATGCCGGACTACCATGCTTTTCTGGATTCCGGCGGTGGTACCAATTATTTCGCCAACATTGTCCAGACCTATGTGGAGAATAATGTTTCTCTGACTTACAGTTGGAACCAGGGCGAACAGGCCAATAATTTTATCCGCTTGTATCGCAACTATCTGACTTATGACTACAATAACCATATGGATATGACTTATCCGGACTATTACTTCAACGGCCTGTCCTATACCAATCAGGCCGACGGGGCGGAATGGCAGCAGACCTGGAAAATCAGTGATCGCCACACCCTGCTGGGTGGTGCTGCCTGGCGCCAGGTCACCGCCGATTCGCTGGAGTACGCCATTCCCTTTATGAATGTTCCCGGCTATACTTACAGTGACAAAAAGATTTCCAACCGGGCTTTTTTCCTGGAAAATAATTGGCGTCTGCCCAAGGACTGGTCACTATCCGCCGGGGCCCGCTATGACGATTATACCTTGTTCGGCTCCAAAACCACGACCCGGGTTACGGCCAACCGCAAGCTTAATGAGTTTACCAATGTTTATGCCTCCTGGGGGCAGATATTCAAAACCCCGTTTATCGCCGATGTCTATGGCGGCGGGTTCATGGTGCCCAGCCCGAACCTCAAGCCGGAAACCGGTGACGTGATTACCCTTGGACTGAACACCCGTCTGGCGTCCGGGACCGAGCTTCAGGCCAGCCTGTTCAGCAGCCGGCTGGACGACGCGCTTGACTACATCATGGTCGGCACGAACAAGTACCAGTGGCGAAATGTCAATGAACTGAAAAGGAAGGGATTGGATTTAAGCCTGAAACACCGTTTATCACCGCAGTGGCAGGTAACAGCCGGCTATTCGTACACCGATGTCAAGGAAGAGGGGGCGACCCGGCGGGATGAGTTCAGTAATAATGAACCGCATGGCTATCGACTGGGACTGCAGTACGGCCAGGACAAATGGAATGCCGACTTTTCACTCCGGGGCGCAACCGGCCGCAGCCGGCAGGCCTTTTCCGCCTCTGATTACTGGGTGACCGACCTGGGGGTCAATTACCGGCCTGATTCCCTTACCCGTGTTTATGTGAAAGCCTATAACCTGACCAATGAAGCGTATGAGCTGCATGGCTCGTACGGGGATGCCAGCGGTTTTACCGGTCTTTATCCAATGGCAGGCCGGCAGATTGTTTTTGGCATCGAGCAACGGCTCTAA
- a CDS encoding ABC transporter ATP-binding protein: MKTISWPETVFTFAAECKGKMAASVLFAIVSVAGGLVPYLGVYQILLLFLNGAATPGDIWFWAAVCLGGHAGQLLFYALSTMLAHFSAYSILENMRLNIADRLMRAPLGSVLNEPAGRLKNIMVDRVEAIEVPLAHMIPEGISSLLLPVGVFIYLLLIDWRMALASLVTIPAAAFIYAVMMKAFNRQYADYMAASNHMNSVIVEYVEGIEVIKAFNQSASSYEKYVQAVSTFKEYTLNWFHSTWKLMNLGGAVLPSSLLGTMPLGMYLYSSGSLTPADLTMCLILSLGLVTPLRNFAIFVNEAKSIEYAVKDAATLLALPVLDEAGQPVRLAHHTVELKQVCFAYGDGNKSAKPGADSVLHNLNLTLPEGTFTALVGPSGGGKSTVARLIARFWDVTGGEITIGGENIKNLPLDQLADTVSFVTQDNFLFNCSIKDNIRLGKPLATDEEVRAAARAACCDGFVSRLEQGYDTLAGEAGGRLSGGEKQRLAIARAILKNAPVVILDEATAFTDPENEAALQQSIAALTRGKTLLVIAHRLSTIARADRIVVLDHGQIVQAGTQAELLAGCVLYRQMWAAHTGAKSWAAGRQQGGGEHVSCG; this comes from the coding sequence ATGAAAACAATTTCCTGGCCGGAAACTGTATTCACCTTTGCGGCGGAGTGCAAAGGGAAAATGGCCGCTTCGGTGCTGTTTGCCATTGTTAGTGTAGCCGGCGGGCTGGTACCGTATCTTGGAGTATACCAGATTCTGCTTTTATTCCTGAACGGGGCGGCGACGCCCGGAGATATCTGGTTCTGGGCGGCGGTATGCCTGGGCGGGCATGCCGGTCAGCTGCTGTTTTATGCTTTGTCCACCATGCTGGCGCATTTTTCGGCCTACAGTATCCTGGAGAATATGCGGCTTAATATTGCTGACCGGCTGATGCGGGCACCGCTGGGCAGTGTGCTGAATGAGCCGGCCGGCCGCCTGAAAAACATTATGGTTGACCGGGTGGAAGCCATTGAAGTGCCGTTGGCCCATATGATTCCGGAAGGTATTTCCAGCTTGCTGCTGCCGGTCGGTGTATTTATTTACTTGCTGCTGATCGACTGGCGGATGGCACTGGCATCCCTGGTCACTATCCCGGCCGCCGCCTTTATCTATGCCGTCATGATGAAGGCCTTCAACCGGCAGTACGCCGATTACATGGCGGCCAGCAATCATATGAACAGTGTCATTGTCGAATATGTGGAGGGAATCGAGGTCATTAAGGCTTTCAATCAGTCGGCCTCATCCTATGAAAAGTATGTCCAGGCTGTGAGCACTTTTAAAGAATATACGCTGAACTGGTTCCACAGCACCTGGAAGCTGATGAATCTGGGCGGCGCGGTTTTGCCGTCATCCCTGTTAGGCACCATGCCGCTGGGCATGTATCTATACAGTAGTGGGTCACTGACGCCGGCCGACCTGACGATGTGCCTTATCCTGTCGCTGGGGCTGGTGACACCGCTTAGAAACTTCGCGATATTCGTCAATGAGGCCAAGTCGATTGAATATGCCGTGAAAGATGCAGCCACCCTGCTGGCACTGCCGGTACTGGACGAAGCCGGTCAGCCGGTTCGGCTGGCCCATCACACAGTAGAACTCAAACAGGTTTGTTTTGCTTACGGTGACGGAAATAAAAGCGCAAAACCAGGAGCAGACAGCGTGCTGCACAACCTGAATCTTACACTGCCTGAGGGAACGTTTACGGCGCTGGTCGGCCCGTCGGGCGGCGGCAAGTCCACCGTCGCCCGGCTGATTGCCCGCTTTTGGGACGTAACCGGCGGGGAAATCACTATCGGCGGGGAAAATATCAAAAACCTGCCGCTCGATCAGCTGGCTGACACGGTAAGTTTTGTTACTCAGGATAATTTTCTGTTCAATTGTTCGATTAAGGATAATATCCGGCTGGGCAAGCCCCTGGCGACAGATGAGGAAGTGCGGGCCGCCGCCCGGGCGGCCTGCTGCGACGGCTTTGTCAGCCGGCTGGAACAGGGTTATGACACTCTGGCCGGTGAGGCCGGCGGCCGTTTGTCCGGGGGAGAAAAACAACGGCTGGCCATTGCCCGGGCCATCCTAAAGAATGCGCCGGTTGTGATTCTGGATGAGGCGACAGCCTTTACCGATCCGGAGAATGAAGCCGCCCTCCAGCAGTCCATTGCCGCCTTGACAAGAGGGAAAACGCTGCTGGTGATTGCCCACCGTTTATCCACCATCGCCCGGGCCGACCGGATTGTCGTGTTGGACCACGGGCAGATCGTCCAGGCCGGCACCCAGGCCGAGCTTCTGGCAGGCTGCGTGCTGTACCGGCAGATGTGGGCGGCGCATACGGGAGCCAAAAGCTGGGCTGCTGGCCGGCAGCAGGGAGGTGGGGAACATGTTTCGTGCGGTTAA
- a CDS encoding ABC transporter ATP-binding protein encodes MFRAVKRLIDWTGPYRRRLYLGFVYSFFYNLFTALPVLGAVYGLHLILADRQGLITLTPDRAFYMLGFMLLTVAGRFWFGYLRAVAQESIGYELAAEQRIAIGEVLKRVSLGFFRRRNTGEITAAVTTDLSFIELFGMKMIDLIVNGYVGALVIVVCLLFYNGTVVVAALAGLLGSAWALQLLGSKSRANAPVQLAAHSRLAAAVIEYIRGMPVVKAFKQAGAAREGICAACRSSKIINIKIEKNYVPYNCLHLFFLKAASVAVMLTAALFTLQGDMTLPTFLLVAIFSFSIFDPVKPLNEGTHILEILDQTQDKLRSITTAEPIDKDGRDIVLSSYDIEFRNVTFAYEAQPVLKEVSFLIPANTTTAIVGPSGSGKSTICSLMSRFYDVNQGSVLIGGVNVKNLTSDSLMKHISMVFQRVYLFQDTVLNNIHFGKPAASMEEVVAAARQACCHEFISKLPQGYETVIGEGGSTLSGGEKQRISIARAILKDAPVIILDEATASVDPENEHMIQQAIGALVAGKTMVIIAHRLATIQNADQILVVDDGRIVQRGTHAELSRQEGVYRRFLSVRQAAEGWRLG; translated from the coding sequence ATGTTTCGTGCGGTTAAGCGGCTGATAGACTGGACCGGCCCCTACCGGCGGCGCTTATATCTGGGGTTTGTTTATTCGTTTTTTTATAATCTGTTTACAGCTTTGCCCGTGCTGGGGGCTGTTTACGGCCTGCACCTGATTCTGGCCGACCGGCAGGGACTTATTACCCTGACCCCGGACAGGGCGTTTTATATGCTGGGCTTTATGCTCCTGACGGTGGCCGGCCGGTTCTGGTTCGGTTATCTGCGGGCCGTTGCCCAGGAGAGTATTGGCTATGAACTGGCGGCCGAACAGCGTATCGCTATCGGCGAAGTCTTGAAGCGGGTTTCCCTGGGATTTTTCCGCCGGCGGAACACCGGTGAAATCACGGCGGCCGTTACCACCGACTTATCTTTTATAGAACTGTTCGGCATGAAAATGATTGATCTGATTGTCAACGGCTACGTTGGCGCCCTGGTCATAGTGGTCTGCCTGCTGTTTTACAACGGGACGGTAGTCGTCGCGGCGCTGGCCGGGCTGCTGGGGTCGGCCTGGGCGTTGCAACTGCTGGGCAGCAAAAGCAGAGCCAACGCGCCGGTGCAACTGGCGGCGCATAGCCGCCTTGCGGCGGCCGTCATCGAATATATCCGGGGCATGCCGGTCGTCAAGGCCTTCAAACAGGCCGGTGCGGCCCGGGAAGGCATTTGCGCCGCCTGCCGGAGCAGCAAAATCATTAATATCAAAATTGAAAAAAATTATGTTCCGTATAATTGCCTGCATCTCTTTTTCCTGAAAGCCGCCTCGGTGGCCGTCATGCTGACAGCAGCGCTCTTTACCCTGCAGGGTGATATGACGCTTCCGACATTTTTGCTTGTGGCGATTTTCTCGTTCAGTATTTTTGATCCGGTCAAACCCCTGAACGAAGGGACCCATATCCTGGAGATTCTTGATCAGACGCAGGATAAGCTGCGCTCTATCACCACAGCCGAACCTATTGACAAGGACGGCCGGGATATCGTTCTGTCTTCCTATGATATTGAATTCCGGAATGTGACCTTTGCCTATGAAGCGCAGCCTGTCCTGAAAGAAGTATCTTTCCTGATTCCGGCCAATACGACAACCGCCATTGTCGGTCCGTCAGGCAGTGGTAAATCGACCATTTGCAGTCTGATGTCCCGCTTTTACGATGTGAATCAGGGCAGTGTGCTGATCGGCGGCGTCAATGTGAAGAACCTGACCAGCGACAGTCTGATGAAACATATCAGCATGGTTTTTCAGAGAGTCTATTTGTTTCAGGACACGGTGCTGAATAACATTCACTTCGGCAAGCCTGCCGCCAGCATGGAAGAAGTGGTGGCGGCGGCCCGGCAGGCCTGCTGTCATGAATTTATCTCCAAACTGCCTCAGGGGTATGAAACTGTTATCGGCGAGGGTGGTTCTACGCTGTCCGGCGGGGAAAAGCAGCGCATTTCCATTGCCAGGGCTATCCTGAAAGATGCGCCTGTTATCATTCTGGATGAGGCCACTGCCAGCGTGGACCCGGAGAATGAGCATATGATCCAGCAGGCCATCGGCGCGCTGGTAGCGGGCAAAACTATGGTTATCATCGCCCACCGGCTGGCCACCATTCAAAACGCCGACCAGATCCTTGTCGTCGACGATGGCCGTATCGTTCAGCGCGGCACCCATGCCGAACTTAGCCGGCAGGAAGGTGTATACCGGCGTTTCTTATCGGTCCGGCAGGCTGCCGAAGGGTGGCGGCTGGGGTAG
- a CDS encoding MptD family putative ECF transporter S component — translation MIAGGNNRLQVKDLVTLGVLTTVFIVIFAVGGMLLGVLPVMYLFMPAAVAVPLGTVFMLLMAKVAKTGTFLLSGILQGTVLLLLGVYWPMVLAIIIAALLGEIIIGGSYKSFRRIAVGYAVLICGYSLGSFVPLMFFADSYKVMAVNRGYEAAYIDKLIELLNGPVLAGVLAVSITCALLGAFLGRRILKKHFEKAGIV, via the coding sequence ATGATTGCAGGAGGAAATAACAGGCTTCAGGTTAAGGATTTGGTTACCTTAGGTGTGCTTACGACGGTATTTATTGTTATTTTTGCTGTTGGCGGGATGCTCCTTGGTGTGCTTCCGGTCATGTATCTGTTTATGCCGGCGGCGGTGGCCGTACCATTGGGAACGGTATTTATGCTGCTGATGGCCAAGGTTGCCAAAACAGGCACATTTTTGCTCAGCGGTATTTTACAGGGAACGGTACTCTTGCTGTTGGGCGTTTACTGGCCGATGGTCCTGGCGATCATCATTGCGGCATTATTGGGTGAAATCATTATTGGCGGCTCATACAAGAGCTTTAGGCGAATTGCAGTGGGTTACGCGGTTCTGATTTGCGGCTACTCCCTGGGTTCGTTTGTGCCGCTGATGTTTTTTGCTGATTCCTACAAGGTCATGGCGGTAAACCGGGGATATGAGGCGGCATATATTGATAAGCTTATTGAACTGTTAAACGGACCGGTGCTTGCGGGTGTATTGGCAGTATCCATAACGTGTGCCTTGCTGGGAGCTTTCCTGGGTCGGCGGATTTTGAAAAAACACTTTGAAAAGGCCGGAATTGTATGA